In the genome of Bacteroidota bacterium, the window GATAACCTTTTATTGCGGCTCATACCGCCCATATTGAATTCCGCTCCCATGAAACTAACTTCTCCTACTGCTTCGAATTTGCGCGGGGTGCGGTATTCCACATCCAATACAGAAGACATCTTATCACCGTATTTTGATTCAAAGCCACCGGCAGAAAAGGTGATATTATTTACCATAAAAGGATTGATAAAACTCAACCCTTCTTGTTGTCCTGTTCGGACTAATTGCGGCCTGAATACCTCAAAATCATTGACATAAACTAAGTTTTCATCATAACTACCGCCTCTGACATTGTATTGCGAACTCAACTCATTTCCCGATGCTACACCGGGTAGCGTTTTGATAATACCCTCTACCCCAGAACCTACACCCTTCAGTTGAGTTGCTATCTTAGGATTCAACTTAATAATATTCCCCATAGGTCGCTTAGAATCCCTGATATCAACACCTTCAAGTACTTTGGCTTCAAGAGTAACATCTATTTTTTTTCTTATTCCGGCAGTTAAGGGTTCAATGTTCAGTTTGGAACTGATTCCTGCATAAGTAAAAATAAGCAAGACATGAGTATTGGCGGGTATTTCCACCTCAAATCTACCTGATTCGTTTGAAAGATCGCCTTTAAAAACTCCATTGATTATAATCTGAACATCTGCAATAGGTTTGGGAGGTTTATCATCGGAGAGAACTCTGCCATAGACAACAGGATTGTGCTCCTCTTGTCCTTTCACATTCAGTATGCTGAACAATGAAATGATAATCAAAGGCAAGATTCTAAGCACAATAGAGATTTAACGGATTTTGATGGATAATATTTTAAGCATTTTTAAGTGCCACAATCGCCTCTAAGGGATTGTCGGCAGAGAACACTGTATTTCCTGCAACAAGCGCATTTGCACCGGCATCTAACAATGATTTGGCATTAGCAATAGTTACTCCTCCGTCAATTTCAATAAAAGGATTTAGGTTTTGTGCATGGCTCATGGCTTTGAGCTCCTTGATTTTGTTATAAGTATTCTCAATAAATTTTTGACCACCAAAACCTGGATTTACGCTCATCATACAAATCAAATCAGCCATATACAAGATATCTTTGAGGCTGCTGATGGGTGTGTGTGGATTAATGGCAATGCCTGCCTTCATACCGGCTTCTTTGATGGCTGACAAGGTTCTATGCAAATGAGTGGATGCTTCGTAATGAACCGTAAGTATATCTGCTCCGGCTTTTGCAAAATCATCAATATATCGCTCCGGCTGTACTATCATAAGGTGCACATCCAACGGTTTTTGTGCTACTTTTTTGAGTGCTTTAATGACCGGAAAACCAAAGGAGATATTGGGCACAAAAACACCATCCATCACATCCACATGAAACCAATCTGCCTGACTTTGGTTAATCATTTCAAAGGCTTCGTTCAACTTGCCAAAATTTGCAGAAAGTATAGAGGGTGCAACTATGTGACTCATGGGGTCAAAATTAGATTTTTTAATTGATTACGATTTCGTCCACCACAGCACTCTTGAAATAATCATTGATAGACTGAATCAGGTTTGCTTTCATATAGTTCAACTCTTGTTTGAGCATGGAGTTTGAGACTTTTATATAGAGCACTTTTTTCCGCATATACAGGTCGGTAGTGTATTTTGCTATGACAGCCCCGGCAATCTCGTTCCAATAGGTTCTGATTTTACTCAAATCCACTTTGTCTTTGATATGATAGGAACTAAACATCTTTTCCAATGCTTCCTCAATCGAGTATCCTCCTGTATGCAGTCTGTAATCTTTCATTGAAAAGTGCTACAAAAATAATGAAAACGAATTACTAATCAGTATCGGAATTCATACATAATTCAACGCAAACATTACATATCCCAAAAGAAATGTCTGCCATCAAAATGCTCAATATTCTTTTGTACTCTGTCTTTGTGCGTATCGGTTACAAAAATCTGGTCGGGTTTGAGTTCGTGAATGATTTGCATCAGTGATTCGGAACGTTGGGCATCAATTTTCTCATAAATATCATCAAGAAGGAGTATGGGAGTGATTCTTTTTTTTTCTCTCAACCATTCAAACAGCGCTATTTGCAAGGCAATCACAAATGATTTAGTCTGTCCTTGAGATGCAAATTTTTTGACCTGAAAACCATGCAACAAAAACTCCAAATCATCCTGATGTATCCCTTTGGTGGTGCGTTCAAGAATCAAGTCTTTTTCTAATTGCATTTGTAACCATTCTTTCATGGTTCTTTCGTTCAACTGAGACGAATACACTATTTCAGCTTTTTCCTTATCTCCGGAAAGTCGTTGGTATATTGGGTTGAAATGCAGGGCAAGTTCGTGCACAAAGTTAAGTCTGAAAGAGTGCAAGACGGGTGCGGTTTCAACCAAAACTCTATTAAATGCTTCGAGCAACTCCACATCCCTCACTCCTTGTTGGGCAAAGAGTTTAAGTTGTTTATTTCTGCTCTCTAATGCTTTTTTATATTGGTCTAAGGCTTGCAAATATTCGGGGTAAACCTTACACAATGCCACGTCCATGAACTTTCTTCTCTCTTCACTCCCATCCAGAATCAAAGCGATATCAAAAGGAGAAATCATGACCACAGGTACAGTACCAAGATACTGCGAGAGTTTGCGCACAGGTACATCATTCAACAACAACTGTTTTCTTTTACCTGCTTCAAGTCTGCACACAATTTCCACCGGAACATCATGCTCAAACTCAGCTTTGAGGCTAAATCCAGGAGCATCATGCTTAATCAGTTGTTGGTCAAGGTGATTAAAATAGCTTCGGCTGTTTGCCAAATACCAAATGGCATCCAATATATTCGTTTTGCCAACCCCATTGGGACCGGTGATACACACCCAGCCTTTGGGGAGCTCATGTTCCGCCTTTGTGTGATTCTTAAAGTTGGATATTCTCAATTTTTTGAGCCACATGGATTGGGTTGATAGGTATGGTAAAAAAATATATTTTTGCGCTCACTTAAAAAAACACTCATGAGTAAGACTGCAAAGCTAACATTTGGAAAAGAAACTTACCGCAAATGGTATGAGTTAATGTTATTA includes:
- the rpe gene encoding ribulose-phosphate 3-epimerase, encoding MSHIVAPSILSANFGKLNEAFEMINQSQADWFHVDVMDGVFVPNISFGFPVIKALKKVAQKPLDVHLMIVQPERYIDDFAKAGADILTVHYEASTHLHRTLSAIKEAGMKAGIAINPHTPISSLKDILYMADLICMMSVNPGFGGQKFIENTYNKIKELKAMSHAQNLNPFIEIDGGVTIANAKSLLDAGANALVAGNTVFSADNPLEAIVALKNA
- a CDS encoding DUF721 domain-containing protein yields the protein MKDYRLHTGGYSIEEALEKMFSSYHIKDKVDLSKIRTYWNEIAGAVIAKYTTDLYMRKKVLYIKVSNSMLKQELNYMKANLIQSINDYFKSAVVDEIVIN
- the recF gene encoding DNA replication and repair protein RecF (All proteins in this family for which functions are known are DNA-binding proteins that assist the filamentation of RecA onto DNA for the initiation of recombination or recombinational repair.); the encoded protein is MWLKKLRISNFKNHTKAEHELPKGWVCITGPNGVGKTNILDAIWYLANSRSYFNHLDQQLIKHDAPGFSLKAEFEHDVPVEIVCRLEAGKRKQLLLNDVPVRKLSQYLGTVPVVMISPFDIALILDGSEERRKFMDVALCKVYPEYLQALDQYKKALESRNKQLKLFAQQGVRDVELLEAFNRVLVETAPVLHSFRLNFVHELALHFNPIYQRLSGDKEKAEIVYSSQLNERTMKEWLQMQLEKDLILERTTKGIHQDDLEFLLHGFQVKKFASQGQTKSFVIALQIALFEWLREKKRITPILLLDDIYEKIDAQRSESLMQIIHELKPDQIFVTDTHKDRVQKNIEHFDGRHFFWDM